The genomic stretch TTACATCTCTCATTGCTGAAGAACATACAGTACAAACTGTTCACAGAAACAAAAGCTCTGGAATAATAGGCAATCAGGTATTAATAACTCACACAAAAACTCTTAAATGACAAAATGTGTTAGCTTACACTTAAAACATGAAtcttgaaaatgctttcttttgtgcTCTAAAATAGCACCGAAGCATTTTTTTTGCCATAGAATTTTCTAATGTCACCTTTTGTTAATCTTGATAGGATCTCAACAACTAcctctttaatattttcttttccagaattaTTGTTCAACTTCATTTGAGTGTTAACTCTCAAATTTCCACTTGCAAGAGTATTCACTCTGACACTAAAAGTAAACACACACACTTCACCTAGGTAATTTGTCAAACTTTCTACATACACAGATATTAAAAGATCAAAATCCTTCCTTTCTCATTTAAAAGATAAGTTATAATTTCAACAATAACTTACGGGACTTGAAAGCAGAGGCAATCCAGTTCTGGGATGAAAAGCCTTGGTTGAAGTTCCATCCAAAGATCGAAAATTATGTTTCCGCCATATATTTGTATGTTTTAGAGACGGTGCTTTCTGTCAGCAAAACAAATTTACTCAAGATATCAATGGGATATTTCAATGGCCTATCACGGAAATACTTCACTTGCTGTAATGGAGAAGACTTCTGAACCAGGTGGATCTGCATCACACCAGCATATTATGAAATATTCAGTATAAATTGACTCAATCTACAATCACACAGACTACTCACTAAAGATTACATACCATATTCAGACACTGGTGTATTTATAAAAAGACAGGATGCCTAACTGCCTATGGAAACTGTCATTCATAATGGTATCACCATGAGCAGAATAAGACAATGTTCTTCTCAATGTTAAACTTATAATTAAGAAGGTATGGGGGAGGCACTGCTGGCCAAACGTTACTTCAGACCAAGAAGACAATAGTAACGTGCTGCTTCCTACGAAGTCAGACTTAAATCTCTCTTCATATTGGTCCTTAGCAGGTATAGGGTACAAGCTACCTGACTAAGAGCAGCTACAGGAATTGATCTTTTCCTCTATGTATTTACCTGTACATCTGGGTTCTTCAGCCGCTCACACTTAACTACACCGTCTTCTGTAGGTTTCTTCTGAGAAGTGCTTTGGAAATCGAGGCCTATTGGGTCTTCATTCTCATCATGCGCAGTTTTCGTtttatcttgtttgtttttgtttttgaaactgtCATggtctttatttaaataattttcaatactAATAAGCTGAGTATTTTGCTcataaatatttggtttttttgagtCTTTATCTAAACACTTGAGCTCATTTTTGTGCAAAGAGTCAGATACCTGcatcacagttgttttttttgtaCCTTCAAGTATTCTGCATTTATCTATCTGTAAGTTGTTAAAACTGTCCGTGCCATTGTTCTCATTAACAACTGTTCTTTCTTTAAGTTTATTTGTGCAAATCTGTTCACCAATGCTGTTGAAATTTGAATACTGTTTAATTCTATTAGTTATCTGGTCTTTCTGTGCATAACTAGAATGTATCATTTCCAATTTATCTGGCaattcagatttgttttctttaatacagGATGATGATGTGTGAATGTTAGTAAATGTATGAGAAGTTTTATTTGAAGTCTGATGAAATGCATTTCGGACAGCTTCACCGGGTTTTGCTAAAACCAATTTTCTTCTTGCTTGGAGTTTCAGAGAAGCCTTCAATTCTCCATCAAACCTAGAAGGACTGATGGGAGTATCAGGTGTCTTCGTCCTTGATTTACTGCTGTCCTCTAACAAAGAAAAATCGGGTttagcaaaagaaacagaagacggTTCCTTGCCTTTCTTCAGCAAATTTTCACCTTCATACGTACTTCGGAAAATTTTTGAAGTAACTGGGCTAGTCTCCTGCACTTTGAATGGACGTCCAGTAACGTGAGAAGTAGCAGGGTCACAATGAATCAAGTGTTGGGCAATCCTTGCTATCACCTCCTGTCGCTCCTGGAGCAGAGAATCGATCAGAGGATTACTCTCTCCTGCCGACTGACGGCCACAGTGGTTCACTGGAACACGGGCATCGAGCAGTGGGATCTCTGGTATTGCTCTAGTTTTGCCCTCACCACCGTCTTCTTGTACTGCATTGTCTAAGTTCGCGATAGAAACAGGGGAggtttccttgcctttccttggcAAGTTTTCTTCTTCGTAAGTACTCCGAAAAGCTTTCGGTGTAGCCGAGCTGTTTTCATGTATGTTGAATGGACGTCCAGCAACAACTGGTGAAGTAGCTGGATCACAGTGAATCAAGTGCTGAGCAATCCTTGCGATGACTTCTTGTCGCTCTTGAAGTAAAGAGCCTATCAAAGGATTGGTTTCTCCTGTGGGCTGATGAGAGCAGTGACTATTCGAAGCACGGGAATCAACTagagaaaaggatttaaaagttCTGACAGGTGTTTCATGAGATTGTGTCTTATTGTCTGCTGTAGCATTATAGCACTGAACTTTAGACTGCGATGCCCCAAAGTCAGATCCAAGTCCGGTAGATGGATAAAGTTTTAAATTTCTGACAGATGTAGTAAATTCAGGCGTCTTTTTTCCATTAAGTAGGCCTTCAGGTGTCATCGTCCACGTCTGCTTCCCACAGAAGCGCTGCGGACTGGAGGTACTGCATTGCTGTGCCGCACTGGAATCACTGTGCTGATGTAACTTACGCTCTTGCATTCGCTTTTCGTAAAAGCTAAGGTTGGTGTGAATACTACAGGTCAAAACTGGGTAGTTCGATTGTCTGGGCAAGGACTGGACGCTGACTCTCAAGGCCACATTGTGAGAAACATTAGGAACAGGAAAGACATGTTCAGTTGGTGTCTGGGAGAACGTCCATTGCAAATCCACATCTGCAGCGCTCACCCTGAAACAATACAGAAGGGCATTTACAGAAATATCTAAATGAAGAGTCTCTAATTATCTACTTCAAAACACAAATGTCTAAGAAAAATCACTAGAGACACCAGCAACTGCTGTACTTTGCGAAGTATATGAATCCTATACAACTGCCAAAGTACAGGGCCAACAACGTGGCACCTTctgaaagcaaacaggaaaacaggAGGTAAGAATGGTTTTAAGACAAGTTGCAACAACCTGCGAACAGCAAACAAGTTTTCTTCCATCCCAGACATACCTGTACAGAATGTTTCGGGGAACAGCACCATGTGAAACACTCAGCCACGCACTTagctgagagaagaaaacaaaagagcgAACAGCCAATAAAAGGGTCTTCTCTTCAATAAATCGATCTCCACTCCTAAAACGTATTAAGAGAAACACATGAATGAGGGTAAGAATATACACAGAGAACTATTAGAACCAGAACTAGGACATTTTCAGAtcttcattctgaaaataaaacgCAGCTGAATCAAGCAAAACAATGAAACTCCTCAAACATTTTGAAGATTACAGAGCCTGATGTGTTTTTAACCACATAATAATTTATACAATTTAACATAACAAATAACGTATAAAAATGACCGTTTTCAGCTAGGAGCATTTCATACTCTGCATTGCACAATATGCACTGCAGAAAGTACGAGTACAGGAAGACTAAGATTAAAAGATGCTTAGATTTCACTGGTAAACAGTGGTTTTCTTAGATCTGTCCTCATGGCAAAGGGCCAGCTCAAAACCACTAACTGATTACTTTAAAGACTGAAATATGACAAGATTCTTGCAACTATCAGCTAATCCTAATATCCAACTTACTGTCGAGGAACTGGCTCCAAAATCCACCTTTCTAACAGCAATGCATCTTGTTTGATTGCAGGATCATTTAAATCACTCCCCTCGGTGGTGGGCCCTTCATCACTATAGCAACAGTCTGGAAGTAGCATCACTTCTACCATGATCGGAATATTGTTCTTCCACAGTAGCATAACCTCAGATCTGGTTCTCCTGGCTTGACGAcactgagggaaagaaaaaatgtcaacATATGCGAGCCATAAAAATACTAGCCAGAtttaaaatctactttaaaaacaTGTTCCAAAGTACTGGAAAAGGGTAAGGGTCAAATTCTGTAAACTAGGTTTCACCAAATCAGAGATAAGATTCCAGagctattaaatgaaaaataattaacaaatcCTTTATGGTTGCCGTTTGAGCAACTTCTGTAGAAAATTAAAAGAGCTCATTAAAACACATTTCCCCAACTACTATACTTTGCTACCTTGTACTTCTCTCTCCACAAGTCATCCTCTTGGATAGACACACTCAAGCAGTATCTTTATAAATTCTGTGTCTCGGAGCAGGCTAACTTCTGCATGAATAATAACTTAAATTCACACAGTACTTAGG from Calonectris borealis chromosome 11, bCalBor7.hap1.2, whole genome shotgun sequence encodes the following:
- the ATOSA gene encoding atos homolog protein A isoform X3, translated to MLDAVSHYGGSDCEASLDTLDEYFEYEAEEFLVSLALLITEGRTPEYSIKGRTEGFHCPPAQSSQPPTTKHECSDKLAQCRQARRTRSEVMLLWKNNIPIMVEVMLLPDCCYSDEGPTTEGSDLNDPAIKQDALLLERWILEPVPRQSGDRFIEEKTLLLAVRSFVFFSQLSAWLSVSHGAVPRNILYRVSAADVDLQWTFSQTPTEHVFPVPNVSHNVALRVSVQSLPRQSNYPVLTCSIHTNLSFYEKRMQERKLHQHSDSSAAQQCSTSSPQRFCGKQTWTMTPEGLLNGKKTPEFTTSVRNLKLYPSTGLGSDFGASQSKVQCYNATADNKTQSHETPVRTFKSFSLVDSRASNSHCSHQPTGETNPLIGSLLQERQEVIARIAQHLIHCDPATSPVVAGRPFNIHENSSATPKAFRSTYEEENLPRKGKETSPVSIANLDNAVQEDGGEGKTRAIPEIPLLDARVPVNHCGRQSAGESNPLIDSLLQERQEVIARIAQHLIHCDPATSHVTGRPFKVQETSPVTSKIFRSTYEGENLLKKGKEPSSVSFAKPDFSLLEDSSKSRTKTPDTPISPSRFDGELKASLKLQARRKLVLAKPGEAVRNAFHQTSNKTSHTFTNIHTSSSCIKENKSELPDKLEMIHSSYAQKDQITNRIKQYSNFNSIGEQICTNKLKERTVVNENNGTDSFNNLQIDKCRILEGTKKTTVMQVSDSLHKNELKCLDKDSKKPNIYEQNTQLISIENYLNKDHDSFKNKNKQDKTKTAHDENEDPIGLDFQSTSQKKPTEDGVVKCERLKNPDVQKAPSLKHTNIWRKHNFRSLDGTSTKAFHPRTGLPLLSSPVPQRKTQSGCFDLDSSLLQLKCLSAGSPQQCINRDSDPESHEKPFLSSSAPPVTSLSLLGNFEESVLNFRLDPLGVVEGFTAEVGASGVFCPTHMTLPVEVSFYSVSDDNAPSPYMGVITLESLGKRGYRVPPSGTIQVTLFNPNKTVVKMFVVIYDLREMPANHQTFLRQRTFSVPVRREIKRTVNKENSQQTEERLLRYLIHLRFQSSKSGKIYLHRDVRLLFSRKSMEVDSGAAYELKSYTESPTNPQFSPRC
- the ATOSA gene encoding atos homolog protein A isoform X4; translated protein: MKPERDTLDEYFEYEAEEFLVSLALLITEGRTPEYSIKGRTEGFHCPPAQSSQPPTTKHECSDKLAQCRQARRTRSEVMLLWKNNIPIMVEVMLLPDCCYSDEGPTTEGSDLNDPAIKQDALLLERWILEPVPRQSGDRFIEEKTLLLAVRSFVFFSQLSAWLSVSHGAVPRNILYRVSAADVDLQWTFSQTPTEHVFPVPNVSHNVALRVSVQSLPRQSNYPVLTCSIHTNLSFYEKRMQERKLHQHSDSSAAQQCSTSSPQRFCGKQTWTMTPEGLLNGKKTPEFTTSVRNLKLYPSTGLGSDFGASQSKVQCYNATADNKTQSHETPVRTFKSFSLVDSRASNSHCSHQPTGETNPLIGSLLQERQEVIARIAQHLIHCDPATSPVVAGRPFNIHENSSATPKAFRSTYEEENLPRKGKETSPVSIANLDNAVQEDGGEGKTRAIPEIPLLDARVPVNHCGRQSAGESNPLIDSLLQERQEVIARIAQHLIHCDPATSHVTGRPFKVQETSPVTSKIFRSTYEGENLLKKGKEPSSVSFAKPDFSLLEDSSKSRTKTPDTPISPSRFDGELKASLKLQARRKLVLAKPGEAVRNAFHQTSNKTSHTFTNIHTSSSCIKENKSELPDKLEMIHSSYAQKDQITNRIKQYSNFNSIGEQICTNKLKERTVVNENNGTDSFNNLQIDKCRILEGTKKTTVMQVSDSLHKNELKCLDKDSKKPNIYEQNTQLISIENYLNKDHDSFKNKNKQDKTKTAHDENEDPIGLDFQSTSQKKPTEDGVVKCERLKNPDVQKAPSLKHTNIWRKHNFRSLDGTSTKAFHPRTGLPLLSSPVPQRKTQSGCFDLDSSLLQLKCLSAGSPQQCINRDSDPESHEKPFLSSSAPPVTSLSLLGNFEESVLNFRLDPLGVVEGFTAEVGASGVFCPTHMTLPVEVSFYSVSDDNAPSPYMGVITLESLGKRGYRVPPSGTIQVTLFNPNKTVVKMFVVIYDLREMPANHQTFLRQRTFSVPVRREIKRTVNKENSQQTEERLLRYLIHLRFQSSKSGKIYLHRDVRLLFSRKSMEVDSGAAYELKSYTESPTNPQFSPRC
- the ATOSA gene encoding atos homolog protein A isoform X1, producing the protein MRAPTLPPLWKMPWAPTRAGAPAGLAAGAQGRAEKGDTRLLQLPKPSMLDAVSHYGGSDCEASLDTLDEYFEYEAEEFLVSLALLITEGRTPEYSIKGRTEGFHCPPAQSSQPPTTKHECSDKLAQCRQARRTRSEVMLLWKNNIPIMVEVMLLPDCCYSDEGPTTEGSDLNDPAIKQDALLLERWILEPVPRQSGDRFIEEKTLLLAVRSFVFFSQLSAWLSVSHGAVPRNILYRVSAADVDLQWTFSQTPTEHVFPVPNVSHNVALRVSVQSLPRQSNYPVLTCSIHTNLSFYEKRMQERKLHQHSDSSAAQQCSTSSPQRFCGKQTWTMTPEGLLNGKKTPEFTTSVRNLKLYPSTGLGSDFGASQSKVQCYNATADNKTQSHETPVRTFKSFSLVDSRASNSHCSHQPTGETNPLIGSLLQERQEVIARIAQHLIHCDPATSPVVAGRPFNIHENSSATPKAFRSTYEEENLPRKGKETSPVSIANLDNAVQEDGGEGKTRAIPEIPLLDARVPVNHCGRQSAGESNPLIDSLLQERQEVIARIAQHLIHCDPATSHVTGRPFKVQETSPVTSKIFRSTYEGENLLKKGKEPSSVSFAKPDFSLLEDSSKSRTKTPDTPISPSRFDGELKASLKLQARRKLVLAKPGEAVRNAFHQTSNKTSHTFTNIHTSSSCIKENKSELPDKLEMIHSSYAQKDQITNRIKQYSNFNSIGEQICTNKLKERTVVNENNGTDSFNNLQIDKCRILEGTKKTTVMQVSDSLHKNELKCLDKDSKKPNIYEQNTQLISIENYLNKDHDSFKNKNKQDKTKTAHDENEDPIGLDFQSTSQKKPTEDGVVKCERLKNPDVQKAPSLKHTNIWRKHNFRSLDGTSTKAFHPRTGLPLLSSPVPQRKTQSGCFDLDSSLLQLKCLSAGSPQQCINRDSDPESHEKPFLSSSAPPVTSLSLLGNFEESVLNFRLDPLGVVEGFTAEVGASGVFCPTHMTLPVEVSFYSVSDDNAPSPYMGVITLESLGKRGYRVPPSGTIQVTLFNPNKTVVKMFVVIYDLREMPANHQTFLRQRTFSVPVRREIKRTVNKENSQQTEERLLRYLIHLRFQSSKSGKIYLHRDVRLLFSRKSMEVDSGAAYELKSYTESPTNPQFSPRC
- the ATOSA gene encoding atos homolog protein A isoform X5 is translated as MLLWKNNIPIMVEVMLLPDCCYSDEGPTTEGSDLNDPAIKQDALLLERWILEPVPRQSGDRFIEEKTLLLAVRSFVFFSQLSAWLSVSHGAVPRNILYRVSAADVDLQWTFSQTPTEHVFPVPNVSHNVALRVSVQSLPRQSNYPVLTCSIHTNLSFYEKRMQERKLHQHSDSSAAQQCSTSSPQRFCGKQTWTMTPEGLLNGKKTPEFTTSVRNLKLYPSTGLGSDFGASQSKVQCYNATADNKTQSHETPVRTFKSFSLVDSRASNSHCSHQPTGETNPLIGSLLQERQEVIARIAQHLIHCDPATSPVVAGRPFNIHENSSATPKAFRSTYEEENLPRKGKETSPVSIANLDNAVQEDGGEGKTRAIPEIPLLDARVPVNHCGRQSAGESNPLIDSLLQERQEVIARIAQHLIHCDPATSHVTGRPFKVQETSPVTSKIFRSTYEGENLLKKGKEPSSVSFAKPDFSLLEDSSKSRTKTPDTPISPSRFDGELKASLKLQARRKLVLAKPGEAVRNAFHQTSNKTSHTFTNIHTSSSCIKENKSELPDKLEMIHSSYAQKDQITNRIKQYSNFNSIGEQICTNKLKERTVVNENNGTDSFNNLQIDKCRILEGTKKTTVMQVSDSLHKNELKCLDKDSKKPNIYEQNTQLISIENYLNKDHDSFKNKNKQDKTKTAHDENEDPIGLDFQSTSQKKPTEDGVVKCERLKNPDVQKAPSLKHTNIWRKHNFRSLDGTSTKAFHPRTGLPLLSSPVPQRKTQSGCFDLDSSLLQLKCLSAGSPQQCINRDSDPESHEKPFLSSSAPPVTSLSLLGNFEESVLNFRLDPLGVVEGFTAEVGASGVFCPTHMTLPVEVSFYSVSDDNAPSPYMGVITLESLGKRGYRVPPSGTIQVTLFNPNKTVVKMFVVIYDLREMPANHQTFLRQRTFSVPVRREIKRTVNKENSQQTEERLLRYLIHLRFQSSKSGKIYLHRDVRLLFSRKSMEVDSGAAYELKSYTESPTNPQFSPRC
- the ATOSA gene encoding atos homolog protein A isoform X2; translation: MRAPTLPPLWKMPWAPTRAGAPAGLAAGAQGRAEKGDTRLLQLPKPSMLDAVSHYGGSDCEASLDTLDEYFEYEAEEFLVSLALLITEGRTPEYSIKGRTEGFHCPPAQSSQPPTTKHECSDKLAQCRQARRTRSEVMLLWKNNIPIMVEVMLLPDCCYSDEGPTTEGSDLNDPAIKQDALLLERWILEPVPRQSGDRFIEEKTLLLAVRSFVFFSQLSAWLSVSHGAVPRNILYRVSAADVDLQWTFSQTPTEHVFPVPNVSHNVALRVSVQSLPRQSNYPVLTCSIHTNLSFYEKRMQERKLHQHSDSSAAQQCSTSSPQRFCGKQTWTMTPEGLLNGKKTPEFTTSVRNLKLYPSTGLGSDFGASQSKVQCYNATADNKTQSHETPVRTFKSFSLVDSRASNSHCSHQPTGETNPLIGSLLQERQEVIARIAQHLIHCDPATSPVVAGRPFNIHENSSATPKAFRSTYEEENLPRKGKETSPVSIANLDNAVQEDGGEGKTRAIPEIPLLDARVPVNHCGRQSAGESNPLIDSLLQERQEVIARIAQHLIHCDPATSHVTGRPFKVQETSPVTSKIFRKDSSKSRTKTPDTPISPSRFDGELKASLKLQARRKLVLAKPGEAVRNAFHQTSNKTSHTFTNIHTSSSCIKENKSELPDKLEMIHSSYAQKDQITNRIKQYSNFNSIGEQICTNKLKERTVVNENNGTDSFNNLQIDKCRILEGTKKTTVMQVSDSLHKNELKCLDKDSKKPNIYEQNTQLISIENYLNKDHDSFKNKNKQDKTKTAHDENEDPIGLDFQSTSQKKPTEDGVVKCERLKNPDVQKAPSLKHTNIWRKHNFRSLDGTSTKAFHPRTGLPLLSSPVPQRKTQSGCFDLDSSLLQLKCLSAGSPQQCINRDSDPESHEKPFLSSSAPPVTSLSLLGNFEESVLNFRLDPLGVVEGFTAEVGASGVFCPTHMTLPVEVSFYSVSDDNAPSPYMGVITLESLGKRGYRVPPSGTIQVTLFNPNKTVVKMFVVIYDLREMPANHQTFLRQRTFSVPVRREIKRTVNKENSQQTEERLLRYLIHLRFQSSKSGKIYLHRDVRLLFSRKSMEVDSGAAYELKSYTESPTNPQFSPRC